A window of Kineococcus sp. NBC_00420 genomic DNA:
GAGCGTGCGTTGAGGGTGACGTACATCGAGGAGTACAGGTTCAACGGCAGCACAATGCGAGCGACTTCCCGAGCGATGCCAGCGTCCAACATCTCCCGGTAGGCGCCGTAGGCGCTTTCGGACTGGCGACGGACCAGCCCGGTGACCAGCTCGTACTGGGCCGTCTCACCTTCGATGAAGGTGTAGTGCCCAGCCTTGCCGACCTGGACGAGTTTGCGGTCGGGGGCGGGGGTGTAGAAGACCGCTTCCAGCTCGCGGTAGCGCCCGGACTCCTCGTTGTAGGAGGCGATGCGGTGGCGCTGGAACTCGCGGAAGACGAACAGCGGTGCCCGGACGTGGAAGGTCATGGAGTTGTGCTCGAAGGGGGTGCCGTGCCGGGAGCGCATCAGGTAGCTGATGAGGCCGGTGGAGCCGCTCGCGTCGGCCTCCACCGTGCTCAGGCTGGCCTCGCCTTGGGTGGAGACGCGGGCGGCGAAGACGACGTCGGCGTCGCGCGCGGCGCTGCGGATGAGGTCGACGTCCATGTCGCTGCGCAGCTGCACCCGCGAGCTTTCAGCCGCTTCGGTGGGCGGGAGGGGTGCCGCGTCGTCGGCCTGCATGGTCATGATCACTCCAGTGTGGTGGGCAACGCCGTGACGCTACTGGCTGGTCTTGCTCAGCGACGGCGGACACTCCTTCCCACCATGTCCCGGTCATCGGCGTGAAAGGTCGTCGCGGCCTCGAGCGACCGCGCGCACCGCGGGATGACCGTGCGGTCGGCGACGCTTGATGTCAGGCGGGATGACCAAGTTCTTCTCGGTCTTGCTCCGCCGGTGCCTAGGCGAGCCCTACTGTCCGATCCATGCGTAGGTACATCACGGTGCTGGCCGCGGCAGTGACTTTCGGTGCCGTGCTGGCGGTGTGCAAGGACCCCGCGGGGACGAGCACCGGCGTCTTGCACGATGTCCGCGCCACGGTCGGCAACCTCAGCACCCCATGGCTGTTGTTGCCGCTGCTGGCGGGCAGCGTGGGACGGTCACGGACGGCGGGTGCGCTGTGGGGTCTACTGACCACGTTCATCGGTCTGGGTGCGTTCTACGTCGTGGTGGGGCTGAGCATCGGGCTGGACGGACAACGAGGGTTCGCCGCGGTGCCCGGGTGGGCGCTGGCGAACGCGGTGTACTTCGAGGCGGGTGTGGTGACTGGGCCGCTCTTCGGTGCTCTCGGGGCGTGGTGGCAGCTGCGGGGACGGCGAGCGGGTCGAGCGTCCGCGACGCGGGTGACCCGGTTCGGGTGGTGGCGGGTCACGGCAGTGCTCCTGGTCGGGGAGCCGCTGGTGTTGTTCCTCTTGGGCTACGCCGCTCCGTTGTCGGAGTCGTGGCGTGGGCAGCTGCCGGCGTTGTTGTCGCTGCCGTTGATGTGGGGTCGCACGGTGGACCGCTCCGTGGCGACTTGGGTCTATGCGATCGAGCTTGGTCTTGGTGTGGTGCTTCTGCTGACTGCTTGGAGGCGCCCAGGCATCGCCTTCCACGCGAGAAGTTCCTGACATCGCGCACCGCGGGATGACCGTGCGCTGCGCGCGCACCGCGGGATGACCGTGACGTCGCCCGAGTGATCAGCACCGGTTGCCGAAACCGCCCACATGACACTGCGCTGATCGGCAGACTCATCCGGTGACGAGCTTCCCGCTTGCCCGCGGCGCCAACCGCGAGCTACCCGCCCACATCTGCCGAGGCGGACACCTGGACGTCATCGCATCCTGGCCAGCCCCTGCAGGAGAGGACGCTGTTGACGTCGCCGTGGTCGCGGTAACCGCCGACGGCAAGGTGCGATCGGATGCCGACTTCGTCTTCTACAACCAGCCCGCAGGTGTCGCCGGAGCCGTGCAACACCTCGGCCAGGTTGCTCAAGCAGACCGTGCCTTCGACGGGGTCCGTCTGCGACTGGACGCCATCTCCTCCGACATCACCGCCCTGCACGTGACGTTGAGCGCTGACGGTGGGCTCATCGGACGGGTCCCGGGACTCACCGTCACCCTGCACGACGACGAACATCAGGTTGTCGCGCAGTTGGACCTGACCGGTGCCAGCAGCGAGCCGGCGCTGATCGCCGTCGAGGTCTACCGCCGAGGCGATGGCTGGAAGGCCCGCTGCGTGGGCCAGGGCTGGGACGAGGGGCTGGCCGCCCTGGCCCGGCACTTCGGCATCAGCGTCGAGGATGAGGACACCAGTCCTGACGTCGACAGCAGCCCGAGGACGAATGTCTCGCCATCGCCCGCGCTGCCTCCCGCGACGGTTGCGCCAAGTCCTACGCCGACACAGACGTCGGATGGTCAGCATGCACCGGCCGCTCACCCTCGGGAACAGTCTTCAACTACCTCGTCGGCTGACTCACGGCCGATCGAGTCCGCGACACGGTCTCGCTGGCTGGGCCGTCGCCAACGGGCACGTGAGGAAGACAACGCCGCCCTGCGGGCTCAGCTAGCCAACCTCGGCGGCATTGATGCCGTCCGACTCAGCGAGGAGGTCCGTCGCCTGCGCGCGGCGTTGTCGACGGCCGAGGCCGACAACGCGTTCCTGGGCGAGCAGGTCCAGCGGCTGGGGGCGCTCGATGCGGTACAGCTGGCCACAGAAACCGCGACCCGGCGTCTGACGCTGGCACAGCAGCAAGTTCACGCCGACCGGCGACTGCACACCGCCCGCCAAGAGCTGGAGGTGGTCAACCGCGACATCGCCGCTGCTCAAGCCGATCTGGCCCTGCTGCGAGAGACGTTGATCGTCACCGACGAGGAGGCGGTGCTGCAGGAGGCCGGGATCTACCGCTACTCCCACCCCCTCGACGACGCGGTGGCCTACAAGGCCCGCCTAGCGAACATCAAAGACAACATCAAAGCCATGGTCCGAGACGGTGGGGCGGTGCTGGCAACCACGAACTGGCAGGTCAACGGGTCTAGCCGCGACGGCGCCAAGATGGTCAAGGAAACCTCGAAGCTGATGCTTCGAGCGTTCAACGCTGAAGCCGACAACTGCGTACGCAGCGTCCGACCGCACACCGTGCACACCGCGACACAGCGGTTGGAAAAGGCTGCGGAGACGATCGCCCGGCTGGGGACGATGATGTCGATCCGCGTCGGCGAGCGGTATTTGCGTACCCGTCTTCAGGAGATCCGCCTGACCGCTGACCACCTGGCCAAGGTCGAGGAGGAACGGGAACGGCTGCGGGAGGCCCGTGAGCAGGCTCGCGAAGAAGCCAAGGCCCTGGCCGACTTCGAACGGGAACGGGCCAAGCTGCGCAGGGAGGAGGACCACTACCTCGCCGCTCTCCGAGTAGCCAGCACTGGTGTGGCGTCCTCGGCGGCGGTGGCTGACTTGCAGGCCAAGCTGCAAGACGTGCAGGAGGAGATGGTCAAGGTCGACGCCCGGCAGGCGAACTTGCGCGCCGGGTTCGTGTACGTCATCTCCAACCTCGGCGCCTTCGGTGAGCGCATGGTCAAGATCGGTATGACCCGTCGCCGGAACCCCATGGACCGTGTGAAGGAACTCGGTGACGCTTCGGTGCCCTTCCGTTTCGATGTGCACGCTTTGATCGAGAGCGAGGATGCCGTCGGGCTGGAGGGAAAGCTGCACGCCGCGTTCGCCGGACAGCGAGTCAACCGAATCAATCGGCACCGGGAGTTCTTCTACGCCACACCAGCCGAGGTGCGCGAAGCGCTAGCCAAGATTCGCGGGTCACACTTGCTGACGTACAAGGATTTCGCGGAGGCGTTGGAGTGGCGTCAGAGCGGTGAGCACTTGACCCTGACGACCCCCCGGGCTCGATGAGGGGGCGGTTGGCTTTGGCCTGCGCCTCGCGACGTGGTGACTCAGCGCAAGCGCGACCAGCGGGATGACCGTGACGTCGCCAAGTGCCTGTCGTCCTGTTCAGGGGGCAAGGGTCGCGGTCACGGTGGCCTCTCCAGAGCGCTCGATCGGAGGAGGGGCGGTCGTGGAGTTGGTGGCCTGTCGGGGGTAGCGGGTCCAGGTGATGTCGCGGGTCCACGTGTACGTCCCGGCCTCAGCGGCGGTGACGTTGACCCACCATCCGTCGAAGCCGGCCTCTTGGCCGCCGCCGAGGTCCTTCGCG
This region includes:
- a CDS encoding DUF4041 domain-containing protein translates to MTSFPLARGANRELPAHICRGGHLDVIASWPAPAGEDAVDVAVVAVTADGKVRSDADFVFYNQPAGVAGAVQHLGQVAQADRAFDGVRLRLDAISSDITALHVTLSADGGLIGRVPGLTVTLHDDEHQVVAQLDLTGASSEPALIAVEVYRRGDGWKARCVGQGWDEGLAALARHFGISVEDEDTSPDVDSSPRTNVSPSPALPPATVAPSPTPTQTSDGQHAPAAHPREQSSTTSSADSRPIESATRSRWLGRRQRAREEDNAALRAQLANLGGIDAVRLSEEVRRLRAALSTAEADNAFLGEQVQRLGALDAVQLATETATRRLTLAQQQVHADRRLHTARQELEVVNRDIAAAQADLALLRETLIVTDEEAVLQEAGIYRYSHPLDDAVAYKARLANIKDNIKAMVRDGGAVLATTNWQVNGSSRDGAKMVKETSKLMLRAFNAEADNCVRSVRPHTVHTATQRLEKAAETIARLGTMMSIRVGERYLRTRLQEIRLTADHLAKVEEERERLREAREQAREEAKALADFERERAKLRREEDHYLAALRVASTGVASSAAVADLQAKLQDVQEEMVKVDARQANLRAGFVYVISNLGAFGERMVKIGMTRRRNPMDRVKELGDASVPFRFDVHALIESEDAVGLEGKLHAAFAGQRVNRINRHREFFYATPAEVREALAKIRGSHLLTYKDFAEALEWRQSGEHLTLTTPRAR
- the thyX gene encoding FAD-dependent thymidylate synthase → MQADDAAPLPPTEAAESSRVQLRSDMDVDLIRSAARDADVVFAARVSTQGEASLSTVEADASGSTGLISYLMRSRHGTPFEHNSMTFHVRAPLFVFREFQRHRIASYNEESGRYRELEAVFYTPAPDRKLVQVGKAGHYTFIEGETAQYELVTGLVRRQSESAYGAYREMLDAGIAREVARIVLPLNLYSSMYVTLNARSLMNFLSLRTTAPDSAYPSYPQREIEMVAEAMEQQWTELMPLTHAAFVKHGRVAP